A stretch of DNA from Megalops cyprinoides isolate fMegCyp1 chromosome 17, fMegCyp1.pri, whole genome shotgun sequence:
ATTGttagaaacaaaaatgtatgtatatacatagtCACTCATAGTCATGATTATatctgttgtattttatttatgcttaaatacaatgtatattgatatatgtatatgcatatgcaacCGATTTTAACATATCTCAACTTATTCTTACATTCGTAtgcagttttttcttcattttctgctATAATTTGCTAGGCGAATTCAAATCAGAATCTTGCCATTAGTTCTTGCCATAGGGTTATTCATGTCAGTGAccttaaaaatgattttgaatcaTATGAAAAAAGGCTGCCCTTTAATCATTCACTGCGTAGCCAAATCATGTTTACccataaataataaactaaatCTCTGAAGCTGAACATTATAAAAAGAAAGTGAATCCCTGTAGCTTTAAATGACCCAGTGAGAGTGGGATGTTGTAGCATTGTGACACAGTAATAATAGGATCAAAtgtcatttacaaaaataaaaaaataaaacaaaaatggaatcatacaaaataaatctgtCCTTTAGTGGTTAGCCAAATCAGcattgttttgctgtatttgcTACATAAAACAAGCTGTGCCTAAAAACCTGAATATTGTGACTCAATGAATGTGGGGATGTTATATCCACAGACACTAGTGTAGGTCTAGTCTTATTAATAACAGTTTTCCATCAAATAAAATGAGGCTAGCCTGGGTAGCCAGATCAATATCCAAAATTTGGATATTGATGTGGCTACCAGGCTAGCCTCATTTTTACCATAtttttatgtgtgaatgtgaaagaATGTGTAGTTATATCTACAGACACTGCACTAATCGGATAAAGTGTTGTTAATTTTGTGTCACAAAGTTTCAATCAGTCTTAATGCTCGTCCGATGAGATAGAGCAGGTTTCTTACTGGTGGCAACTACTTTAAAGACTTTAAATATTTGTCGGTTGTAACTACtctatcaaataaaatataactaaatCATGTTGGAATGATATTTGCAATTGCccatatgtaaaaaaaaatgctcgcAAGAGAGTCTgcttttaatttgacatttgcGAACCTATACGTTACcggaaatatttttttccttattgaGGCTTATTGAGAATCACGTCACACAGCTCGCCATCACTGAAAGGGCTATTCCTGGACGAGGCGAAAGATGGTCCTAGACAATTTCCTTTTCGGACAGTGCATCCTCTATTTTTTAGCCTTTGTATTCGCTTTTGTCGCCGTCGTGCCGCTGTCGGAAAACGGCGATGAATTCCACGGGAAATGTCTGCTTTTCGCCCGAGGGATGTGGCAGAACGAGAACATGACGGTGGGGAAGCAGCGCTTCGTAGTAGAGGAGTGGGGACCGCAGTCGTCCTGCCGATTCGTCACACTCGTGGGGATGATGTCCCTCATCCCGGCTGCGGTGCAGGCATGGCGGATGCTCTTCCTCCTTTGCAAAGGCCATGACGAGTGAGTCTTTTTGATACTAGTATTGTTATTTCATGTCGGCgtttcatttcaatttctttctttatttatttttttaaaattccccATTCAGCTAATTACATCTTTGCTGCAACGTGCAGACTCGGTACATATCATCGATCAACAGCTCGCGCAATTGAATATCTAATTTTAACTCTGCCCAGTCATGCAAGTCGTTAAAGGAGCTGTCCATGACGGGAAGGCGAAACAAGTCAAGTTAAACGCGTCTTGCCAAAATTGATTTGGGTTATTTTCAGCGCTGCCTCCAGGGTTTCAATCTGTATCGTCAACCATGAATGTTATACAAGCGTTTTATGTAAGGGGAGGTGAGGGAATAACGTGTTGCACATAAAACGTCAGTTGTATTACATCTTGACTATAAATGCGCAACAGCCATATGAGCAGAATACCCTAGCGTTTATTTGGCACGGTTTTGCCCTTGACCCTGATTAGACGCAGCTGTCTTGACACTGTAAACCGAGGACAGATGTTTTATCTGTGGCCAGCGGCCAGTGGCTCCCCCAACAATCCTGCCCCCATCCTTCTTCTCTGCCGATGTTTCCCCAGGATGACATGACGACAGGAGAATGTTGATTTCTCCCAGCTCTGTTTGTGACATctgcttctctccttctctctctgcaattGCAGCTCCTTCTTCCATGCCTTCCTCAACCTTCTGGCCAGCATCTTCGTGGTCTTCATGATCTTCGTGGCCAGCACCATCACCAGCGTGGGCTTCAACCTTTGGTGTGACGCAGTCACAGAGGGCGGGACTATGCCAAGCAGGTGCGTGGTCCTTGGCTTCCAAAATGAATGATGGAGAGATGCCAGGGGCTGTGGGTAGGGGTTGGTCAGGGGCAGGCCCAGCACTATGAGGGTGCTTAGGTGTGCATTGCACGCCCAGACGGATCTCAATGCACacccagttgtctccttatatccagATGTCTACAtattatttatgactttttgtgcaccccccatggattgcagttgcacccttctgtattttctcctggtgcccAGCCTGGTCGGGGGTTACTGCAGCCGTGTTGGACTTCCAGTAAGCCTCTTTGAATGGCTGCCATCTGACATGGTTCCATAGAACATGCACTCAGAGTAATGTACTTCATGACCAgttttcttaaatgtttcaatTGAATCAGCTGCAAGAATCCTCTTTATTTGGACTAGTGTTTGTTAGTTGTAACGCTATGGTCCTCGTTGAAGCATTCCTATTCATGTGTGCTTTCTTGCAGTTGTGAGGAGCTCCAGGATACTGACCTGGAGCTTAGTCTGGACAACTCCTCCTTTTATGACCAGTTTGCCATCGCACAGGTAAGAAACAGTGCACCAGGAAATCAGCAGGACACAGCACGATAGAAGGGGCTTTCAGGTGTGGGATATTGGGCTGTCCCATAAAGAACACCAGGGTGATTCCATGAGAACATTAAAATCCAGGGATAGCACTTTTTGGATGTACTCAGTATTCATAACTTAGAATTTGTATGAGCTGTTGGCATAGTGTGTGCTTATGTCAGGGCTCAGGGCAGGGACTCGCGCGCAGACAGCGAAGACTGGTATGAATTTATTAAATCCAGAGGGCAATCCAAAAACAgggtcaaaacaggcaaagtccaaaaccagaaaaacacagcgaacattccacaaatcaggTCCAGCAATCGTAGCTGAGAaaaaacaggcaaggcaaaaggAACCAgcaggcaaaccagaacagacagcGAGTAGTGAAACAGCAAACTGTGACGAACTggcaacgagacaagaaacaagcagggaatatatagagcaaggctgatgaggagatgggatgcaggtgcacaggcaggcaggtgggaatggtcaggtaatcaggtgggtggagacagggcagaaagcaggagagagagcagggcagggttggaacacagggaaaacagtaaacacgagcacatggacagggaaaacaaaacaaccggCTTAAGatgccgcagtcctgacagctTTGTACAAGCTGACCCCTGATCTGATTGGCCggtgcctctcctctctcccgcaGTTCGGCCTATGGGCAGCCTGGCTGACCTGGCTGGGCCTCACGGTGCTGGCCTTCCTCAAGGTTTACCGAAACTACCGGCAGCAGGATCTGCTGGACAGCCTGGTGCACGAGAAGGAGCTCCTGCTGGGGCGGTCCTCCAGACGGGGATCTGACGAGGACCAGAAGAGCGGCATGATCTAGGCCCTGCCGCTGTCACCGCCCCTTCACTCACAAACTTCCCCTGTCACAAAGGGGCAGGACAGTGGGTTGGTAACTACTGtggattgggggagggggtgcatataaggggaaaaaggcaaaaaaaagaactgaatcgtgtaaatgtgtgtttatggcTCCATTATCACTGCAGAGCACGTTCTGTATTCCTGTCAAACACATCTGGACTTTGTGCAGTATGGAGTGGACCAGCTTTTGTTTTGTCCTCGGTTAAGCAGAGACGTACTGCTCAGGGCAAAGCTTGAAAAGTATTGTTGTAAATGAGCCCAGTCTGATTTGACTGGTTTTGATACATAGGGAATTACATTTCATTGGAAAAGTCTCTAATCTCTAACCCTCAAGACACACAATGAAGCGTGAATGAACATTAAGCAAGTGTTTACAgtaatctggggaaaaaaacctgcagtAAGCACTTCTTACTATGAGGAAAAAGACCAGCTCAGCAGTGCAAGTTTGTAACTCTCCACTGAGGTGTCAAAAGAGGATAATAGAAACTGCATGATTCCTGTTTATtggttaaaatacaaaataagaaGCCCTGTTTCTTTGTGTCATAAGTGTAAATGTTGTGGGTCTGTGTGATAGTTCCTCCTTCCATCTCCAGTGTTTTGCATTGACAATGCCAAAGTGAGCAATCAGACAAAAAATCCCAGCACAAAAACAAGGTGAAGGAACAGCAGACACCATTGATGCCAGATAGCATTAAAGACAGCTAATGGTgcacattttaatatgaattataAAGAGGATATCAGTTTATAGCTGTGGTCCTCTTACACTTGtagagagtgaggcttcattaTTTCcagagtgggtggagctatcatgtTATCAGTTAGTTGCTTTTAGAACCAATCATAGGTTTGCTGTTGCCTTGCTGTGGAGtgcagtcttttgattggttcaaaccaTGATATACATAGCATGTAGTAGCTCCACCCATCATAGGGTGTGGGACTTCTCGGCCTCCCACCGCTAACACTGGCTTTTGAAGGCATGAGTATCATTTTCCCACAGACACTGCCTGTTGTTACTTTCAGCAAGAAATTCAATTTTAGTTTGCTGTATTCTCCATTGTGTCCTGGTGATGGGTTTGTGAATTAGGCCTCAGTCTTGGCAGCTTTATATTTGATTGGCTGGGGCCTGTGACACAGATGGATTTGACTACTCTGAATGCTTGCATGCTGTCATAAACTATGTGTATTTTGTAGTATCACGTGTGCAGTCATGCCACTTTTGCTAAGAGCTAACTTTTTAAGGATGAGAAACTGTAATTGAGAATTGGGTAAAAAAAGCTTAAGTAATTAAAGATCCTTCTTTTAATTATCATCTTAAGTCCATCACAAATATCACCGGTATTTAGGTTGTTTTGAGTCAGTTTCGTTTGGAATTATTCCAAGATGGAATTAATGAGAAAAACTTCCATGTTGGAATAATTCCATCTTTTGTCAGTTCTTAAAGGGAACATACATGgatttaaatggaaaagaagAGCTCAGTTTATTTAGACACAAGCTACAATGATATGAGTGGGACAGTGTGAATCTCTAAAGCCTCCTGGTGAGCTGGTGTCATCCCTGTAAGTAGAGTTGGCTGGGGTATCTTTTAGGGACATCCTGTAGTGATGATCCAGGTTTCATTCATAAGCAGACTATCGCTGGACTGACGCAAGTGTAAATTAGTCCTCCTTGGTTTGCTGCCATTTGGTTTCACATTCACGGATTCAGTGGCAGTTTCATCAGTGCTATTGCTTGTACTTGCACTGGTTGCAGTATGGCTGGATCATTAACAGGGAATGACTGGCACTCTGCATGTGGTggattatatattatattgaaACTTGTAGCAGATCCAAAGGCTGTATGTGTGATGTTGCCAAAATATGGCTATGGCTCAGATTAAGACACTTCTGTAAGTGGGCTGTAATAAGGTGGACCAGATGGTATTGTGCATGAGGCCTCATATGGCCCCTTCTGGAGCTGGCGAGTCTTTGCTGCAGATAATTGTCCATATGCAGGCTACCTGAATAACCAGTCACATGTATAGAATCAGGGTCTATCTAGGAGTATTGAgatagcagtgtagcatagtggtaaggaacaagGCTTGTAACTTAAAGACTGTTGATTTTATTCtccactggggtactgctgttgtatccttgtaCCTAACCTGAACTAAAAGTAAGTATCCATGTGTACAAATGGATAGCTTGTAATAACTGTTTGCTTTGCAAGTCCTTCTGAGTGTCtctacataaaaat
This window harbors:
- the LOC118792280 gene encoding transmembrane protein 179-like — encoded protein: MVLDNFLFGQCILYFLAFVFAFVAVVPLSENGDEFHGKCLLFARGMWQNENMTVGKQRFVVEEWGPQSSCRFVTLVGMMSLIPAAVQAWRMLFLLCKGHDDSFFHAFLNLLASIFVVFMIFVASTITSVGFNLWCDAVTEGGTMPSSCEELQDTDLELSLDNSSFYDQFAIAQFGLWAAWLTWLGLTVLAFLKVYRNYRQQDLLDSLVHEKELLLGRSSRRGSDEDQKSGMI